The DNA segment TTCTAGATCTCCAATGTTTTCTGCTGTGCCATATAATTGATAGACCTTCCATTTCCACTACCAAAGCCACCCCTCCAATACAATCTGAAAATGGGTAACTCGTGCAGGTAGAacaaaactttttattattatcggtaaacaaaattttattgagggGTAGAAAGAAACTTGATTACCTAACCCAGCCAGCCAATCAAACCGAAACCAAAACCAATCAGATGCCATTCGTTCAACTTGGTTCCATCAGTTAGGTTGGTATATTTGGGTTCAGGGGCTGGATTTTGTCTGTTGACCATTTTGGTTTGATCGTAAAACCCCACCCAATACCAACCTGAGGGTTGTTGCTCACCCATACCTGTTCCCTTTGGAGAAATATGGGCATGTTCCAgctaataatatttgtaatttgcaTATCGAAAAATATGTTCAGAAATATACAGAAATTTATTTTCAGAGAAGATGATTATAGTTGTCTCCAAAAACTAAGACGAGAAGTGACAGGCAAACCAGTTTTAAACAAGAGCTGTGTTGGTTTGATATACATAAAAGCAACTAAATCCATGAATGGACCACAAAATCGTTGTGCGATATGCCTAAGGAATGACGTTTTGGACAGGTTTATATTCAGTGATGCCTAAGGAAGTTGTGGATCTCCTTGCATGTTGGCGTGGTTGTGAGGCAAGGAAATGTGCTGTTGCCAAATGGAGAATGATTCCtatgtgtttaatgtggtgtgTATGGCTGGAAATGAATGAGAGATGCTTTGAAGACAGAGCGCTCTCTCGGAGAACTTAGGAATTTTCTCTTTTCTACGTTGTGTTTGTGGGCTAGGAGTTTTGTAAGGGATGATGATAATGTACTGAATCTGATTTAGTCTTTTACCTGCTTTTAGAGTGTAgtaggtgtttcttttgtatacttcctgtgtactttgactatgcctattcttggtaataatatcttttattaattatcaaaaaaaaaaaaaaaaagtcgtcGTGCGATATGCAGTATAAGTTCTGAGCAACAATGCTTCATCTACCATCTCTCATCTGTTATGTTGTGAAAGAGAATCCAAAAGATTTCGTGGATTCTTTCTTCTGGTTTGGTGCAACCTTTGACTAACAGGTGCCTGTTTTACCTGTCAGAGAAGCAGCAGGAGTTCTATAAGAATGCAAAGCACGTGAAAAAGTATAAAAGGTTGCTGAAGCAACAAAGTCTGAAGCATGATGCTTCCTCAAGTATTAACCCCCTCGAGGTGTGATATGATATCTTCTTTATCTGAATGTTaagattgttttatttgtttcttgttGACAGTAGGTTAAGAACTGAAGAAAGTGCCAAATATTGGAAGCTTTTTTATAGATGATCGTATCATTTCTGCAATTTCATTGGTTGTGTACTATAACACTAGTgttgtttttaaattctttcagATTTTGAGGTTTAGGCCCTAATTTAAGTTCCTAAATACCATTTCATTGTCTTGTGACTTTTTGAGAATGCTGATTTAATAGGAAAAATGGTCGTTGGCTTTTAAAGGTTACAGAAAGGGCAACTCACTATGAGATCTGCCGTTTCACATGGAGGTTGGACTCTTAAGTCACTACCATTCTAACTGTCACTGCAGGATGAGATTGAAACAGAAAATGGAAGAATAAGGAGCACGAAGAATAAGAACAGCAAGAATAACAGTATACCCAGTTTGAAAGAATTGTATGAGAAGAAACATGAAGAGAAAGAGAAGGCAAGGATTGAGATGGAGGCTCTTAATCAGGCAAAGAAGGAACAAAGGGAGAAAGCTGAAGCTCGGAGGAAGGCCACGAAGGAAAAGATGTTCAAAAAGACGCGGGCAGGTCAGCCCGTTATGAAGTATAGAATTGAGCATCTGTTGGAGactattcaaaattcaaccaaAAACTAAGTTGAACTATCCGGAGTTTTTTCTTTGCCCTCTTCTACATCCGCCCTGCTGCTCCTCCTTTTTCCTTGTTTATGGATAAATCTAGCTACTGTTGTATTAATGGACAATTTAAGAAAAGAATTAGGATTTCATAGAGAAGTTGGCAATTTGTATATGAATTTTGGTTATCCTTAATTATGATAAAAGcagcttaaataaaatcatCCATGCTAGACGATTTAATCCATTTCATGCTTGTATCCAATTGTTAATCGATCTGTGTTCAGTTTAGAGCAGTCCTCGTGCTGGGAAAGTAAGATTCGAAcgtaatatataacataattctaTCACAAAACATGTTTGCCCATGTATTAAACGGGATCATACCAATATCGTTCTATAAAATTGACAACTTTCTGTGGAAAAACCAGCTATCTATACCACACGATATATAGCAGTCACCCCACATATTACAATAATCtcatgaactatatatatatatatatatatcatcaacTAAAGCCAGCTATCGATGCTATGAAATTTCTCAAGGACATAAGTAGAGAACACCAAAAACGTTCAAACAACAATTAGAAACTCATAGATAGGGCAAAAACATGGTAGCATGAGCATGTTTGGCCAAGAACTCCGTCGGTTAGTGACGATGGTGAACAGCAACTAAAGCCCACCTCGGACGGGGAAGAGTGCAGATGATCATAAGAGTCATAGCTATGACCAACGCCATGATTAGTCCCATGAGATCCAGACCACCATCATCTAACTCCGAGCAAATAACCTTACCCATCAACCACCGCTGCAAACACCAGAGCTTCCTGGAGTCTCTTCTCTGCCACAATCAATGCATgcgagatgaagaagtcccagaAATATGAGAGGGATATAGATCACTTTTCTGAAGTCAGTCAACTCAGACTTGGAAAATTAAACATGATTTCGCATGTGGTTGTTAAGGTTATGGGTTGGATAATCTTGACTTTTTAGGTCTATGAGAAGACCATGCACAGCTAATTGCTATTTTGTGACAAAATGATTTTGCTGTCAAAATCAGAACGGTACCTCTCATTACGCTATTAGTGAGAGGTCGAGCCCAAATGCCAACGGCCAACGAAGTGGGTTTGGTTACCCATACTTAAAGAAGGGTCAAAGCCTTTatctcttttgttttgttttgtttttttttttttttcttagtttcttttttgaatattaaaaaaaaaaaaaagtgtagaaagAGATAGCAGGAAGAGGTTTCATACCTAAATGTAATAATAGTCCGAGTAAAAATTTTATCTACAGTTATTTTTGCATACTCTTTTGTGTACTCTTTTAATgtaattggttgtgtattaaaaaaaatattaatgcagCCAATTACATCAGTAGAATATGCAttgagtacgcaaaagtgactatatgtaatattactaaAGTGAGAGACAATCTTTCATGCCCAACAACTTTTGCAACAATGGAGGAGGAGCAAGTTTCTAAAAGAGCCCTAACTCCTGCAGATCAACAAATACAAGTGAAAGCTGTATGCATAATATGAATTATATGACTAAATTAATCTTTTCCATCATCTAACATTTTTGTGACAGTAGTTATGGGTTTAAGCCTCAGACTTATATATGCACTTAGAGTATTGCTACATCTACAAACGAATTATACGAAAACAACGAATCACatcaagttatattaatttgtggGACAATTTTGCATAATCCatttgtggctaaagtatttgTCATGTAAAAAATTGACTGCCAAGTCTCTAACAATTGCCATTATTGCGTATAATAAGTTTTAGCAAAAAGTAATTGTTTCCTTCCATTTAGATGGAAACTGTAATTGTTTAGGCACAAAGTGTGATATTTAAACGTGGGAAAGGATTTCATTGGACTGCATTTCTTTCTATGCGATTCTCAGACCATAATCATTGTAGCTCAGAAAGCCAGAATCAATCATGAAGCACACAAATCAGACACTCTCATTTGAGATGTTGAGAATCATAATgcattatatatttacaatatcgTCACTTGTTTGGTCCCGAAGGGTCTGGACCATccatgaacttgaactgaacCATTTGCAACTTTAGCTGAACCATTTTGTGACTTTAAAGCACAAGCATGAATCAGTAACTGTCATATAATGATGAATGTGTTGTGAGGAGtaaaaaaagagaataaaaccagaGTACTGATGAAATCAGCAAAAGAAATCATAGTAATAGTAATGAGAGAATataaatgatgatgatcatcatcaccATCAAAGTATAAAACGTGTGGCCATCATCAACCAATAAAAATGTCTGCAGATTGATAACGCCACCCACTTTCACACACAGGTCCCCTCTCGCTcacctctcctttttttttgggttcttgCTTTGTTGAGTCAGTATGGTGGGGTTGGGGTGTCAGTGTTAAGCTATTGTCTGTCTTTCTGTACTGATAtcgttttgtttttattttttatttcaagaaatttcGTGACATAGCTTATTTGCATAGATTTTATTCTCTCTGGAATATCTATTTGATATTCAAACttctgagagagagaaaagggtcAAGCCCTTTGGTTGCTGGGTCATTTAACAGGAGGTGGTGTGGGTGTAGAAAAGCAGGCGTGAATTTAGCAAAAGGCTGTGGACACCATCCAATGTCACCGCATCTATCACGTGGCTCACCATACgaggccctctctctctctctctctctctctctctctctccaatgaAGTTGAACAAAAAGTGAAAGTTACCATACCTATGAACATTTACCCGAGGCAAAGGCTCATGCAGCTGCCACtgaattttttcttcattcgaGCTGTAGCTTCCATTTCCTGATAGTCCTCCTCCGTAAGTTACTCCACATATTGCTGGAGACTGGAGAGACAACTCTTGGGTTTGGTCCCATTCTGAGCGAAAACTTCAAGTGAAATGGGAACGACAATGAACCTACGATATTCATTGTTTCTTTAATATCGTTTCTACAATCACTGTAGTAGAGATTGTTTAAAGGCACCACAGAGTCTTCTTATACGTAAAGTGTACGCTTCTTTTAATGAAATGCATCTGATTATGTCAAGATCGCTCTTTATTATCAGCATGTCCCCAGTACCATGCTTTTGCAGTAAACGATCTTGATCTCAATCTTTCTATAATTTTGAACATCTACTCTCTCTTTAAGACACAGCCTgtcatcatttttcttctttctcttgatCTTTTGTGGAGAAAAATAACAAGAGCAGTTATATTGGCTATAGTTTGGCGAGCACTGAAGAAAACAACCATTCGACTAGTCAACTGATCGACTAAAGATTTTGGCGACCATGTGTAATCATCAGAGAACAGCACACTTGAGATCAGATGCCTTCGAGCAGTCCCAAATGACCAATTCAATCTGTCAGATCTCCTAAACCTAGAGTAGAGTACATACGCAGAACAAAAAAAGAGGCCAGTAGGAGAGAAAtgggatttgttttttttttttttttttgttttttttttccttccccatTAGCAGTAATCACTAGTTCAGTTAgttgtatcttatatgtcagAGAAGGAAAAATCAAATGACCTTTAAAGGTTGAAAGAATGTGAGATTCAAATCCaacatgcaaatgcaattacaAGGGTTTAATTTGAACAGAAACTCTTATTCCTTCAGAAGGCTATCACTGATTCACTAATACAactctttctccttttttttgaTATGCAAGTTATCACTAATACAACTGAGTCCACAAGATAATTAGCCCCTGATGAAAACATGAAAATATGAATTCATAAACATGCAAAAGTCTGCCAATAGTTTACATGGTCACTGCCGATTAAAACACCAAACTCTATTAGATACACATACAACAACAAgagttttgatatatttattaattaccaaTTGGTATTTCATAACTCAGCCAAGTGTAAAATCAGTGGCAATCGAGACCTTGAGCCTCTATATACCGTCCCAAACTTGCTCAACCTCCAATCAGGGCTGCAATTATATTGAGCTACATAAATGTAAACGCGAAATAATTGGGTGTCATATAGAGCATGTACCTGCTATACCCATTAGCAAATTCAAGGGGCTTGATTTGGGGCCATAATACATGAGAAGAACTGTCAAGAAAGCCTCATTGCCGAATCTTCATCAATCGTCCAAACAAAACCAGGCATGTCAAACCTTGACCCAGCAACAGTCCTATATATGTAAAGCTTATCGATAGGGCAGCTTTCTGGTCTTGAATCTGGGGTTCCCCTCTCATCAATAACCTCTACATTAAGCCTCGGCATCTTCTGACCTAGTAGCTTACATGCTCCGAAAGTTACAGAGCAAGAAGACATCCAAAGGGATCGCATTGTCTCCAGCTTTGCAGCATTGGCCAAAAGAGCCTTGTCACCAAAGGGGCAGTCCCTAATCTCCAGCTTCCTAAGTTTTTCACAACCAGACAGCACGTGATGGAGTCCCAAATCACTTTCTCCAGCAAAGGCCACAGACAGCATCTCCAATTTTTTGGCATAAGTCCCAATGTACTCAAACACAAGATCAGTGAGAAGACCAGAAAGGGAAAGCCGTTGTAGATCCTTGCAGTGCTCAACAATGGCTCCAAATCCCACATCAAGTGGTTGAAGGGTAAGGTAATCAGGAGTTCCGGGCTCAATAATACAAAGACGAAACCTGGTCATGTTAGGTCGATTCCTGGCAATGGTCATCAAGGCAGCATTAGACATTTGACGGCAAAAGTACAGAACTGACTGGAGCTTAGAGCAGCCTTCAGAAATGGAGACAAGGCCCTGTTCTGTCAATGGTACATTAGGTTCTGGTCCATATGGATCAGATGGAAACACCCTCAATTCTCGTAGATCCTTACAAGATGCTGCAACGGCATCAAGGCCAGCATCTTCAATGTAATCCAGCACCTGTATTAACATCCTCgattaaaaatagaaatgaatAAGCAACAGGAACAGTCTTTTGTCCAGAACtgaaacaaaaaacaagaatgaaattagacaaataaaataaattggagGAAAAACTCAGATATACCCATAAGCGCTGCAAATTCTGACATTGGCCAACTAGCTTGATGAGATCAGGGCTCTGGATAGTAGCATAGCTCAAGTTCAATGTTGTTAACCTACAGCAGATAGGGTAAACAGCTGGAAGATACCCAGGGACTACATCCCAAAAACCAGATAGGCTCTTCAGTTCCTTGCATCCAGAAAAAGCTCCTGATAGGTTGGAGAATACATCAGGTCGCAACTCAGACGAGTAAGCCCCTGTGCCCAACTCAACCAGTTGAGGTGCCCGACGAAGTAGGTTTGCAAGCTTGTCAAGGGGCACAGCACGGTTGAGCCGAAGAGTCCTCAGGTTGGGGCACCTACCCACTAGGCGCTCCAAGGCAGAGAAACTCACTTCACACCCTAAGCAAGCAATGTTAAGGGACACCAGTGAGGTGTAGTCATCAGGAAAATGCTTGAGCCAGTGCCCACTCAGGTCTTCCACTTCGCTCTCCCGCAAGTCCAGCTCTCTCAGATTCCTGCAGTGCAAGTATGATCTGTGCATTGTCAGTATGATCTGCAATATTACCACATGAAGCAGTTGAGTAGAACAAAATCAGCAGATACTAAACTATGTCTACTGATACTGATAACGTTGAACGTTATCACCATACATATCATTGACACTGACAAAGATTACCCCTTTTTCTTCTTACGCATGTACATGATAAAGATTAATAGTAAAGGGATTATTTATTCCTTATCTCTCCTAGGTCTTCATTAACCCATTATCAGATTAGGACATTTGCTTTACCAGTCCCACAACCAAATTGTCCAAAAAAGAACGCAAACAAGTTTTCCATAAATGTCTTAACGAAgatttagaattaaaaaaaaaaaaaaaagggaatctTCAATTAATAGCATGAACATCAAATATAAGAAGATTCATTATTcagaataaatatatttaaagtaaGAAAACGAGAAACTAGTTGAGAAGTTCAAAAGAAACCAACGCTAACCAGGAAACGACCATCCAAAACTCTGAATAGCAAAAAGAAAACAGTAAGCCAAGCAACCTTAAGTGACCTCCCAGATCCACAAGATACAAGAGCAGAAAACAGATCAATCAAAGCAACGCAACAGTTGCCATCCATCAAGGATCTCCTATCTATAAAACCAAATCCCAGAAACTTAAAGCACAAAATGCAACATAATTAAGTTTACCTGTTGACTCGGGAATCAATCATGAACGAGCAACAGATTTAGACTCGCAAATTGACCAATATCTCGAACTGCCCAAAGATAAAAATCAGAGAAAAACTAATCGACCCAAAAAACTCAAACCCTTCCCCGTATTGATCATCATTACTCACTCAAATCCCATCCCAGCCAAGACGTTCTCCTTCAAAGCTCAAATAAAAGCCCAAATGCAACAATGCTGCACCTGAGGCACAGAAAATGTCGATAAAGGCAATAAATCTGACTTCCAAAATAACAGATTTATCAGCATCTGGGAcctattgaaattaaaaatacctCAACTAAGCTGAACCAAACTAAACGATTTAGGCTAAAAGCGAGTTTTCAAACTATATTCAAAGCCAAATGAACATATCCATAAAGATCCCAACTTGTACAGTTTCCATTCCTACCCATATTTCTCAGCAACCCAGAGCACGTACAACTCAGTCTCGACAAAGAAGCAAAAAGAAGTTCTCCATTTCCACTTTCCCTCGTTTTCTCACCAGCAGAAAATAGAGAGAACACAAAGCCcgaaaaaagcaaaagaaaaccgAACCTGCAATTGGCAGCAATGGCGGCGAGGCCATCGGTGCTGAAGCCCTCGCAGGAGGACAGCACGAGGACCTTAAAGTTCTTGAAGGACTTGGAGATGAGCTCCAAGTTCTCGTCCGTGATGACCATACGCTTAAGCCGAATCTCCTCGAGCCAAGGGTAAGCGGCCGCCATGGCGGAGATCCATGGGGCCACGTAGCCACCCCATCCGTCGGGGACGAGGTTGAAGTCGGCAAAGTGTGGCTTCCCCTTGAGTTCGATGGACCGCACATCCGGGAACCGTCGGATCACCATATCGGGGCTGATCGCGTAGCAGTTCCCAACGAAGACCCGCCTCCTGCTCCACCTTTCGATCTTGTACCAGGACTTGCACACCGTCGAGATCGCATTCCGGTCATTGTCGCACTGTACGAACGAGAACACATGCTCTAGCACTTCGTCCGGAAAAGAGCAGGCCATTCTCTGCATCACCCGATTAGGTGTCGTTTTACGCCAGAAGCCGAGCGAGTGACCGTGTCTGCGCCCCCCGGAAGGATAAGCAAAAGCCCagagagaaaggaagagagagtgCACTGGACATTACAGATGAAGAGGATAAGGGGGAGTCGTCCATGCTTCCGCGGGTGAGGTTAGAAAAATTAACCAGGGTTAAAGAAGTGGAGGGGCTGGTGTGATAGTGATGGGCGGTGTTGTTCTGATTGGACACGTGGTCGGCCTTGATGCCATCTTATCCGTTTAGCGACGAATGGGAGCCGCATAAAACGGGTGTACGTAACAATAATAAAGTGAGAGAGAGTAAAGCGCCCGCCGCGATATTAACGAATTCATATCACAACTTGTCGTATCGTGAGAAAATGAGTGGATGAATAATAAAGTGTTATGATGTGCATAGCGTAATGGGTGGAATCTCGTCATGATTGGGATTGCACGGCTGGATCAGAGGCCGAGGATATTGCGGGGACCACACATTTctacatattattattaaaaaaaacaaaaatgaaaatattaagttattaaccacctttcttttttcgtttgactatccaaaaataaaaattttataaaattttcaaacagagttttgttacatataaataaataaagttgtatgttaatctgtgtattaatattaatttttttatatttaaaatttaaattaatattatttttaataaaatttattatttgatcaatcacattagattagtatacatattaatactcatttatatttataactaaatttttccttttaaacatGTACTGCCGTCCTCAAAACAGTTTTTGTGGTATTTCTTACTGAATGTTGAGCGATGCGTGTTTGGAAACgatataagataagatgattttagataaaaattaaaaattaaataaatattattttttaataaaataatactatatatagttttaaaatacataagtctcatgtatttgtttttaaaaagtgaagattactattaaaaaaataaattttttatataaatcttatatttatctaatttttttcaaaaggagtatACATTATATAcctaaaactgtaaatattattttttatattattattattttataatttaaa comes from the Carya illinoinensis cultivar Pawnee chromosome 8, C.illinoinensisPawnee_v1, whole genome shotgun sequence genome and includes:
- the LOC122318155 gene encoding uncharacterized protein LOC122318155; its protein translation is MKSRKPKDKESRVKINGAESIKMKNNRKKKNMKRLGGGGLSLEAFANAKSTSNFYNPALIKKQQEFYKNAKHVKKYKRLLKQQSLKHDASSSINPLEDEIETENGRIRSTKNKNSKNNSIPSLKELYEKKHEEKEKARIEMEALNQAKKEQREKAEARRKATKEKMFKKTRAGQPVMKYRIEHLLETIQNSTKN
- the LOC122318154 gene encoding protein TRANSPORT INHIBITOR RESPONSE 1-like isoform X2, translating into MQRMACSFPDEVLEHVFSFVQCDNDRNAISTVCKSWYKIERWSRRRVFVGNCYAISPDMVIRRFPDVRSIELKGKPHFADFNLVPDGWGGYVAPWISAMAAAYPWLEEIRLKRMVITDENLELISKSFKNFKVLVLSSCEGFSTDGLAAIAANCRNLRELDLRESEVEDLSGHWLKHFPDDYTSLVSLNIACLGCEVSFSALERLVGRCPNLRTLRLNRAVPLDKLANLLRRAPQLVELGTGAYSSELRPDVFSNLSGAFSGCKELKSLSGFWDVVPGYLPAVYPICCRLTTLNLSYATIQSPDLIKLVGQCQNLQRLWVLDYIEDAGLDAVAASCKDLRELRVFPSDPYGPEPNVPLTEQGLVSISEGCSKLQSVLYFCRQMSNAALMTIARNRPNMTRFRLCIIEPGTPDYLTLQPLDVGFGAIVEHCKDLQRLSLSGLLTDLVFEYIGTYAKKLEMLSVAFAGESDLGLHHVLSGCEKLRKLEIRDCPFGDKALLANAAKLETMRSLWMSSCSVTFGACKLLGQKMPRLNVEVIDERGTPDSRPESCPIDKLYIYRTVAGSRFDMPGFVWTIDEDSAMRLS
- the LOC122318154 gene encoding protein TRANSPORT INHIBITOR RESPONSE 1-like isoform X1 gives rise to the protein MQRMACSFPDEVLEHVFSFVQCDNDRNAISTVCKSWYKIERWSRRRVFVGNCYAISPDMVIRRFPDVRSIELKGKPHFADFNLVPDGWGGYVAPWISAMAAAYPWLEEIRLKRMVITDENLELISKSFKNFKVLVLSSCEGFSTDGLAAIAANCRSYLHCRNLRELDLRESEVEDLSGHWLKHFPDDYTSLVSLNIACLGCEVSFSALERLVGRCPNLRTLRLNRAVPLDKLANLLRRAPQLVELGTGAYSSELRPDVFSNLSGAFSGCKELKSLSGFWDVVPGYLPAVYPICCRLTTLNLSYATIQSPDLIKLVGQCQNLQRLWVLDYIEDAGLDAVAASCKDLRELRVFPSDPYGPEPNVPLTEQGLVSISEGCSKLQSVLYFCRQMSNAALMTIARNRPNMTRFRLCIIEPGTPDYLTLQPLDVGFGAIVEHCKDLQRLSLSGLLTDLVFEYIGTYAKKLEMLSVAFAGESDLGLHHVLSGCEKLRKLEIRDCPFGDKALLANAAKLETMRSLWMSSCSVTFGACKLLGQKMPRLNVEVIDERGTPDSRPESCPIDKLYIYRTVAGSRFDMPGFVWTIDEDSAMRLS